The Daucus carota subsp. sativus chromosome 9, DH1 v3.0, whole genome shotgun sequence genome window below encodes:
- the LOC108202470 gene encoding uncharacterized protein At1g10890 isoform X1 → MGRDRDLSRSPSYRRKYSRSPSPVGRRRSSRRDRSRSRYSYSRRKSRSISPRRRKSRSPTPRRRRSRSATPRRYKRQRSISTSLSPIKRSPSTGSLELKNVTEKSKKDEEEKRRRQQEAELKLLEEETAKRVEEAIRKKVEESLNSEEIQMEIKTRLVEGRKKLIDEVAAQLEKEKEAAVVEAKRKEEKMRKEKEELERMIEENRRRVEEAQRREALEQQRREEERYRELEELQRQKEEALRRKKQQEEEEKSNQMKLLGKNKSRPKLSFALGLK, encoded by the exons ATGGGTAGAGACAGAGACTTGTCAAGGTCACCGTCGTACAGACGGAAATACTCACGGTCTCCGTCGCCGGTGGGTCGTCGCCGGAGCAGCCGGAGAGACAGGAGCAGATCTCGTTATTCTTATAGCAG ACGAAAAAGTCGATCAATATCACCACGGCGCCGCAAAAGTCGTTCCCCTACTCCAAGGCGTCGCAGGAGTCGTTCTGCCACTCCAAGGCGTTATAAAAGACAACGAAGTATATCTACATCGTTGTCTCCTATAAAAAGGTCACCCAGTACTGGGTCATTAGAGCTCAAAAATGTAACTGAAAAGTCAAAAAAAGAtgaagaagagaagagaag GCGCCAGCAGGAGGCAGAATTAAAATTGCTGGAAGAAGAAACTGCAAAGAGAGTGGAGGAAGCAATTCggaagaaagttgaagaaagcTTGAATTCTGAGGAGATTCAGATGGAAATAAAAACAAGACTGGTCGAGGGTCGGAAGAAGTTAATAGATGAGGTTGCAGCTCAACTTGAGAAAGAGAAGGAAGCTGCTGTTGTCGAGGCTAAAAGAAAAGAG GAAAAAATGcgaaaagagaaagaagagcTGGAAAGGATGATTGAGGAGAACCGCAGGAGGGTGGAAGAAGCTCAAAGAAGAGAAGCCTTAGAGCAACAACGGAGGGAGGAAGAACGTTACAGAGAGTTGGAAGAGCTTCAAAGACAAAAAGAAGAGGCTCTGCGAAGGAAGAAACAACAAGAAGAGGAGGAAAAGTCAAACCAAATGAAGTTGTTGGGCAAGAACAAGTCACGACCAAAGTTGTCCTTCGCATTAGGTTTGAAATGA
- the LOC108202470 gene encoding uncharacterized protein At1g10890 isoform X2, protein MRRKSRSISPRRRKSRSPTPRRRRSRSATPRRYKRQRSISTSLSPIKRSPSTGSLELKNVTEKSKKDEEEKRRRQQEAELKLLEEETAKRVEEAIRKKVEESLNSEEIQMEIKTRLVEGRKKLIDEVAAQLEKEKEAAVVEAKRKEEKMRKEKEELERMIEENRRRVEEAQRREALEQQRREEERYRELEELQRQKEEALRRKKQQEEEEKSNQMKLLGKNKSRPKLSFALGLK, encoded by the exons ATGAG ACGAAAAAGTCGATCAATATCACCACGGCGCCGCAAAAGTCGTTCCCCTACTCCAAGGCGTCGCAGGAGTCGTTCTGCCACTCCAAGGCGTTATAAAAGACAACGAAGTATATCTACATCGTTGTCTCCTATAAAAAGGTCACCCAGTACTGGGTCATTAGAGCTCAAAAATGTAACTGAAAAGTCAAAAAAAGAtgaagaagagaagagaag GCGCCAGCAGGAGGCAGAATTAAAATTGCTGGAAGAAGAAACTGCAAAGAGAGTGGAGGAAGCAATTCggaagaaagttgaagaaagcTTGAATTCTGAGGAGATTCAGATGGAAATAAAAACAAGACTGGTCGAGGGTCGGAAGAAGTTAATAGATGAGGTTGCAGCTCAACTTGAGAAAGAGAAGGAAGCTGCTGTTGTCGAGGCTAAAAGAAAAGAG GAAAAAATGcgaaaagagaaagaagagcTGGAAAGGATGATTGAGGAGAACCGCAGGAGGGTGGAAGAAGCTCAAAGAAGAGAAGCCTTAGAGCAACAACGGAGGGAGGAAGAACGTTACAGAGAGTTGGAAGAGCTTCAAAGACAAAAAGAAGAGGCTCTGCGAAGGAAGAAACAACAAGAAGAGGAGGAAAAGTCAAACCAAATGAAGTTGTTGGGCAAGAACAAGTCACGACCAAAGTTGTCCTTCGCATTAGGTTTGAAATGA